Proteins from one Vicia villosa cultivar HV-30 ecotype Madison, WI unplaced genomic scaffold, Vvil1.0 ctg.002260F_1_1, whole genome shotgun sequence genomic window:
- the LOC131638309 gene encoding photosystem II CP43 reaction center protein-like has translation MKLFQTKVRFLGHEIDQGTIIPIQRSIEFASKFPNIITDKKQLQRFLDSLNYIADYYENLAKDIAILPFAWARRALVWSGEAYLSYSLGALAVFGFIACCFVWFNNTAYPSEFYGPTGPEASQAQAFTFLVRDQRLGANVGSAQGPTGLGKYLMRSPTGEVIFGGETMRFWDLHAPWLEPLRGPNGLDLSRLKKDIQPWQERRSAEYMTHAPLGSLNSVGGVATEINAVNYVSPRSWLATSHFVLGFFLFVGHLWHAGRARAAAAGFEKGIDRDFEPVLSMTPLN, from the coding sequence ATGAAACTTTTTCAAACAAAAGTTAGATTTTTAGGTCATGAAATTGACCAAGGAACAATAATTCCTATACAAAGAAGTATTGAATTTGCTTCAAAATTCCCCAATATTATTACAGATAAAAAACAATTACAAAGATTTCTTGATAGTCTTAATTATATAGCAGATTATTATGAAAATCTTGCTAAAGATATTGCCATATTACCCTTTGCATGGGCTCGGCGTGCACTAGTATGGTCTGGAGAAGCTTACTTATCTTATAGTTTAGGTGCTTTAGCCGTTTTTGGTTTTATAGCTTGTTGCTTTGTCTGGTTTAATAATACTGCTTATCCTAGTGAGTTTTATGGTCCCACTGGACCAGAAGCTTCTCAAGCTCAAGCATTTACTTTTCTAGTTAGAGACCAACGTCTTGGAGCTAATGTAGGCTCCGCTCAAGGGCCTACCGGTTTAGGTAAATATCTAATGCGTTCTCCGACCGGAGAAGTTATTTTTGGAGGAGAAACTATGCGTTTTTGGGATCTGCATGCTCCCTGGTTAGAACCTCTAAGAGGTCCTAATGGTTTGGACTTGAGTAGACTGAAAAAAGACATACAGCCTTGGCAAGAACGTCGTTCCGCGGAATATATGACTCATGCTCCTTTAGGTTCTTTAAATTCCGTGGGTGGCGTAGCTACAGAGATTAATGCAGTCAATTATGTCTCTCCTAGAAGTTGGTTAGCTACTTCTCATTTTGTTCTAGGATTCTTCCTATTCGTGGGTCATTTATGGCACGCGGGAAGAGCTCGCGCAGCTGCCGCAGGATTTGAAAAAGGAATTGATAGAGATTTTGAGCCTGTTCTTTCCATGACTCCCCTTAATTGA
- the LOC131638327 gene encoding phosphomannomutase, protein MAALKPGVIALFDVDGTLTAPRKAAPPEMLKFIQQLRKIVTVGVVGGSDLVKISEQLGQTVNDDYDYVFSENGLVAHKEGKLIGTQSLKTFVGDENLKEFINFTLHYIADLDIPIKRGTFIEFRSGMLNVSPIGRNCSQEERDEFEKYDKVQNIRSKMVSILREKFAHLNLTFSIGGQISFDVFPQGWDKTYCLRYLDDFSEIHFFGDKTYKGGNDHEIYESERTIGHTVTSPEDTIKQCKSLFLEN, encoded by the exons ATGGCTGCCCTGAAACCAGGTGTGATTGCTTTGTTTGATGTTGATGGGACTCTTACAGCTCCTAGGAAG GCGGCTCCTCCAGAGATGTTGAAGTTCATACAACAACTACGAAAG ATTGTAACAGTTGGAGTGGTTGGGGGTTCTGATCTAGTAAAGATATCTGAGCAACTTGGCCAGACAG TTAACGATGACTATGATTATGTATTTTCTGAGAATGGTCTTGTGGCTCATAAAGAAGGAAAGCTCATTGGAACTCAG AGCTTGAAGACATTCGTTGGAGATGAAAATCTCAAG GAATTTATTAATTTTACACTTCATTACATTGCTGACTTGGATATCCCTATTAAGAG GGGAACATTTATAGAGTTCCGTAGTGGGATGCTGAATGTGTCACCGATCGGGCGAAACTGCAGCCAAGAAGAAAGAGATGAGTTTGAGAAGTATGACAAG GTTCAGAACATACGCTCAAAAATGGTTTCTATACTTCGGGAGAAGTTTGCTCATCTTAACTTGACATTTTCCATTGGAGGACAGATAAGCTTTGAT GTTTTCCCTCAAGGCTGGGATAAAACATACTGCTTGAGATACCTTGATGATTTCAGTGAAATCCACTTTTTTGGTGACAAAACTTACAAG GGTGGAAATGATCATGAAATCTATGAATCTGAACGCACTATCGGGCACACAG TTACCAGCCCTGAAGATACAATAAAGCAGTGTAAATCTCTGTTTCTGGAAAATTAA
- the LOC131638326 gene encoding bifunctional protein FolD 4, chloroplastic, translating to MASSIFNPPSSTTALLLRTRQPLRVGPTSLRFLTIRSSPPSSRVLSIVASATEASASAAEASAKVIDGKAVAKQIREEIAVEVSKMKEAVGVIPGLAVILVGDRKDSATYVRNKKKACESVGINSLEVNLPADSTEEEVLNYISSYNDDPAVHGILVQLPLPSHMNEQNVLNAVTIEKDVDGFHPLNIGRLAMRGRDPLFVPCTPKGCIELLHRYGISIKGKRAVVIGRSNIVGMPAALLLQREDATVSVVHSRTSNPEEITRQADIIIAAVGQPNMVRKSWIKPGAVIIDVGINPVDDPSSSRGYKLVGDVCYEEAIQVASAITPVPGGVGPMTIAMLLQNTLSSAKRIHNLE from the exons ATGgcttcttctattttcaatccTCCTTCTTCCACCACCGCTCTCCTCCTCCGCACCCGCCAACCTCTTCGCGTGGGTCCTACCTCTCTCCGCTTCCTCACCATTCGCTCCTCTCCCCCTTCATCTCGCGTTCTCTCCATCG TTGCTAGTGCTACCGAGGCATCTGCTAGTGCTGCTGAGGCATCTGCTAAGGTGATCGATGGAAAAGCGGTGGCAAAGCAAATCAGAGAGGAGATAGCAGTTGAAGTCTCCAAGATGAAAGAAGCTGTCGGTGTGATTCCAGGGTTAGCTGTTATTCTTGTTGGAGATAGAAAGGATTCTGCAACTTATGTGCGCAACAAGAAGAAGGCTTGTGAATCTGTTGGAATTAATTCTTTAGAAGTAAATTTGCCTGCGGATTCAACAGAAGAAGAAGTTTTGAACTATATTTCTAGCTACAATGATGATCCTGCGGTTCATGGCATCCTTGTTCAGCTACCTTTACCATCT CATATGAATGAACAAAATGTGTTGAACGCTGTTACAATCGAGAAGGATGTAGATGGTTTTCATCCATTGAATATTGGCCGACTTGCTATGCGAGGTAGAGATCCGTTGTTTGTTCCTTGTACACCAAAGGGATGCATTGAACTGCTCCACAGATATGGCATTTCTATTAAAGGAAAGAGGGCTGTTGTGATTGGTCGGAGTAATATTGTCGGAATGCCAGCTGCTCTCTTGCTGCAA AGGGAAGATGCTACTGTCAGTGTTGTCCATTCCAGAACTAGTAACCCTGAAGAGATCACAAGACAGGCAGATATCATAATCGCCGCTGTTGGACAACCAAACATGGTTAGGAAAAGCTGGATAAAACCTGGTGCAGTCATTATCGATGTTGGAATCAATCCGGTAGAT GATCCAAGTAGCTCTCGAGGATATAAATTGGTTGGAGATGTTTGTTATGAAGAAGCTATACAAGTTGCCTCTGCTATTACACCTGTTCCTGGTGGAGTTGGTCCAATGACCATTGCAATGCTTCTACAAAATACACTCAGCTCTGCAAAGAGAATTCACAATCTTGAATAA
- the LOC131638314 gene encoding uncharacterized protein LOC131638314, which produces MAPEISKTHETVRSSEDQDSDSELEKLEHELKKMAHKIQEYRETLPDQLKSTLISVLDDQRPLLPQINPFALEQNISSEENPETAEKLKLLNEKISSNRSAAPIVLKRMKDCIAKFEKLDSANILPGFKRK; this is translated from the exons ATGGCGCCGGAAATTTCAAAAACCCATGAAACAGTTCGGAGCTCCGAAGATCAAGATTCGGATTCCGAGTTGGAGAAGTTAGAGCATGAATTGAAGAAAATGGCGCACAAGATTCAAGAATACCGAGAAACTCTTCCGGATCAGCTCAAATCCACGCTCATTTCGGTTCTCGATGATCAAAGACCCCTTCTTCCTCAAATCAATCCAT TTGCTTTGGAGCAAAACATATCCAGTGAGGAAAATCCAGAGACTGCTGAGAAACTAAAGTTACTTAATGAAAAGATCTCAAGCAATCGCTCTGCCGCTCCAATAGTTTTGAAAAGGATGAAAGATTGCATTGCCAAATTTGAGAAGTTAGATTCTGCAAACATACTTCCAGGCTTCAAAAGGAAGTAG